Proteins from one Catenuloplanes atrovinosus genomic window:
- a CDS encoding DoxX family protein: MAHGPVLTMPVVAIVAQVLLGLGLLGAGTGHLTVLRRQFQAQVPPWLPLDADLVVVASGVVEVALGLALLVVWRQPARGLVGAITAAFLVAVFPGNVAQFTEQRDAFGLDTDLARGVRLLFQPMLVAWALLATGAIPVLRRLIRR, translated from the coding sequence GTGGCGCACGGACCTGTCCTGACCATGCCCGTGGTCGCGATCGTGGCGCAGGTGCTGCTGGGGCTGGGGTTGCTGGGCGCCGGCACCGGTCATCTCACGGTGCTGCGGCGCCAGTTCCAGGCGCAGGTGCCGCCGTGGCTCCCGCTGGACGCCGACCTGGTGGTGGTCGCGTCCGGCGTGGTCGAGGTCGCGCTGGGCCTGGCGCTGCTGGTGGTGTGGCGGCAGCCCGCGCGGGGCCTGGTGGGCGCGATCACGGCCGCGTTCCTGGTCGCGGTGTTTCCCGGCAACGTCGCCCAGTTCACCGAGCAGCGCGACGCCTTCGGCCTGGACACGGACCTGGCCCGCGGCGTGCGGCTGCTGTTCCAGCCGATGCTGGTCGCGTGGGCGCTGCTCGCCACCGGCGCGATCCCGGTCCTGCGGCGCCTGATCCGCCGCTAG
- a CDS encoding copper homeostasis protein CutC encodes MSRPLLEVIALGPADARRAADAGADRIELVSDMDAGGLTPDPATVEAVCAAVDIPVRVMLRDRDGFAPHDLTALRHAAKAVRGAGAAEFVLGFLSPAGDLDLPAVCEVLDVLDGAPWTFHRAIDHATDRAALWASLRGLPGLDCVLTAGGPAGVADGLSVLAAEAAAGVPVLAGGGLRRPHLAPLRAAGVTAFHTGGAVRPDGRWDLPVDASLVAAWRTDLS; translated from the coding sequence ATGTCGCGCCCGCTCCTGGAAGTCATCGCGCTCGGCCCCGCCGACGCCCGCCGCGCCGCCGACGCCGGCGCCGACCGGATCGAGCTGGTCAGCGACATGGACGCGGGCGGCCTGACGCCGGACCCGGCCACGGTGGAGGCGGTGTGCGCGGCCGTCGACATCCCGGTCCGGGTGATGCTGCGCGACCGCGACGGCTTCGCCCCGCACGACCTGACCGCGCTGCGGCACGCCGCCAAGGCGGTCCGGGGCGCGGGCGCGGCCGAGTTCGTGCTCGGCTTCCTCTCCCCCGCCGGCGACCTGGACCTGCCCGCGGTCTGCGAGGTGCTGGACGTGCTGGACGGCGCGCCCTGGACGTTCCACCGTGCGATCGACCACGCCACCGACCGCGCCGCGCTGTGGGCGTCGCTGCGCGGCCTGCCCGGCCTCGACTGCGTGCTGACCGCCGGCGGACCGGCCGGCGTCGCCGACGGCCTGTCCGTGCTGGCCGCGGAGGCGGCCGCGGGCGTGCCGGTGCTGGCCGGCGGCGGCCTGCGCCGCCCGCACCTGGCCCCGCTGCGCGCGGCCGGCGTGACGGCCTTTCACACCGGCGGCGCGGTACGCCCGGACGGCCGCTGGGACCTGCCGGTCGACGCGTCGCTGGTCGCCGCGTGGCGCACGGACCTGTCCTGA
- a CDS encoding serine hydrolase domain-containing protein, with protein MTSIEGTVAPGYERVAEAFAANLALEAGAAVAVYRHGEPVVDLWGGVADPGTGRPWRRDTLQVVYSTTKALPSACACLLAERGVLDLDAPVAAYWPEFAAGGKDRIPVRWLLTHQAGLSALPRMPLADLYAWHPVIERLAAAVPEWEPGTAIGYHALTFGWLVGEVIRRADGRTPGRFFADEIAAPLGLDLHIGLPPSELDRRARVITAPGEREALARLDPAALATRTLVISDEPLDLDAPDALTCELPSVNGVGTARALARFYAALIGEVDGVRVLAPETLRAATSEQAAGPDVVMGVPSRVGLGFGLPSPEVPWYSPSAFGFPGHGGSLGYADPETGIAFGYLMNRLHADYARPDPRAANLIRAVRAAVSPAGR; from the coding sequence ATGACGAGCATCGAAGGTACGGTGGCGCCCGGCTACGAGCGGGTCGCCGAGGCGTTCGCGGCGAACCTGGCGCTGGAGGCGGGCGCCGCGGTCGCGGTCTACCGGCACGGCGAGCCGGTCGTCGACCTGTGGGGCGGCGTGGCCGACCCGGGCACCGGCCGGCCGTGGCGGCGCGACACGCTCCAGGTGGTCTACTCGACCACCAAGGCGCTCCCGTCCGCCTGCGCGTGCCTGCTGGCCGAGCGCGGCGTGCTCGACCTGGACGCGCCGGTCGCGGCGTACTGGCCGGAGTTCGCGGCCGGCGGCAAGGACCGCATCCCGGTCCGCTGGCTGCTCACCCACCAGGCCGGGCTGTCCGCGCTGCCCCGCATGCCGCTGGCCGACCTCTACGCCTGGCACCCGGTGATCGAACGGTTGGCGGCCGCCGTGCCGGAGTGGGAGCCCGGCACCGCCATCGGCTACCACGCGCTGACCTTCGGCTGGCTGGTCGGCGAGGTGATCCGGCGCGCCGACGGCCGCACCCCCGGGCGGTTCTTCGCGGACGAGATCGCGGCGCCGCTCGGCCTGGATCTCCACATCGGCCTGCCGCCGTCCGAACTGGACCGGCGGGCGAGGGTGATCACGGCGCCGGGGGAGCGGGAGGCGCTCGCCCGCCTCGATCCGGCCGCGCTCGCGACCCGCACCCTGGTGATCAGCGACGAGCCGCTCGACCTCGACGCGCCGGACGCGCTCACCTGCGAGCTGCCGTCCGTCAACGGCGTCGGCACCGCCCGCGCGCTGGCCCGCTTCTACGCCGCGCTGATCGGCGAGGTGGACGGCGTCCGCGTCCTCGCGCCGGAGACGCTGCGCGCCGCCACGTCCGAGCAGGCCGCCGGGCCGGACGTGGTGATGGGCGTGCCCAGCCGGGTCGGGCTCGGGTTCGGGCTGCCGTCGCCGGAGGTCCCGTGGTACTCGCCGTCCGCGTTCGGCTTCCCCGGGCACGGCGGCTCGCTCGGCTACGCGGACCCGGAGACCGGCATCGCGTTCGGCTACCTGATGAACCGGCTCCACGCCGACTACGCGCGGCCGGACCCGCGCGCCGCGAACCTGATCCGCGCGGTCCGTGCCGCCGTCAGCCCAGCCGGGCGGTGA